The sequence TCAACGGGACATCCATGCTCATTCTGAAATATTCTTCTATAGAAGAGCCTCTGGGAGTTTCTATCGGAAAGAGGTTTCATTCTATGAATTATGTCAACACCAGAAGAGCAGCATGCTTCAGAGACATTGATGCTGCGAGTTGTTGTGATTATTCGACTACCAAGATTGTTGCTAGATAAAGCACACTTGATAATATCCCATATTTTCTCATCCCATATGTCATCAACTACGATGAGGTACCTGTATCAATTTTGTGAAGCGTTAGTGGGTAAGTCAATCAAGATACAACTAAGTTTGGAAGGAAACAAGGAAACCAAATAATAATCGAAATATCAGCAGGGTGCTAATTAAGAAGATGACTGCACAAGAAAAAAAGAAGACGTATATTTAAAGTGAAACATGATCTACATGCAAAAGAGAGGAAGATATAGATGTACCTCTTGTGCTCAAGAAACTCACGGAGTTTGTCAATGAGCAGCTTTTCATCCCTTGATGTGCTATGTATTTCTTCAAACTTGTGCTCGTCAAGTCCATAGAGCATGTCCTTGAAAATTTTCTTCATGTCGGGAGTTCGAGACACTGAAACAAAAGCCCAGCAATCAAACTGAGTTTTGATCTTCTCATACACTGCTCTTACAAGGGTTGTCTTGCCCAGTCCGCCTAGCCCGACGACAGAAATTGTCTTCAGTTGTTGCTTTGACCCCTCGCCACCTTCTGCTAACCTATAAATCAGCGCGTCCCTTTCCTCTTCCATGCCAACAAGCTCGGTTATATCTTTGTACATGTTCACTAGGCGAGGGTCAATGTTAGCACCAGCGTCGGTGCTATGGATATCGAGCTTGTACTCCCTCCggccggaaatacttgtcatcaaaatgaataaaaggggatgtatctagatgtattttagttctagatacatccctttttgtccattttgatgacaagtattttcggacggagggaatatCGAGCTTGAGCTATGGATATCGAGCTTGTACCTTTCACGGAGATCGGTCAACTCCTTGGCGAGATCTTGAGCTTCTTGGATGGCGTTGGAGATCTGATGAAGAGCCTTGCCACTACGGAACAGCTTGGAGACCTTCTTGACGAACTTCTTGACTCTGTTCTTCATGTTGGTCGGCTGCTCGAGGTCATGGCCGTCCTCTACGCGCACCATGAAGGCATCAACGGCGTCCTCCATGCCATAGCACAGGTCGCGCACCTTGCCCGCCCACACCTTGACCTTCGCGTGAAGCTGGTTGGGCGGCACCTCGCCCACCTTGATGAGGACGGCGTGCATCAACGCCAGCTCCATCTCAAGGGACGGCGTTTCTCCAGGTTGAATTCTCCAGTAAGCAGCTCACTGAGCTTCCGGAGGAGTGGCCTAATCGCTGGCTTCACCTACAAGCCGGTCGTAGAGCCAGAATAGTATGTATGCCGATGGGATTGGGAGCACAGAAGGAAGGCACCTTGGGCGATTGGTATCGATGAGAACCTAATCAAACGTTGAAAATATATAAATTAACCATCCATGTTGGGTTTCGTGGAGCAATGTACAGCTTAGTTAGCAATGCAACTAATCTCGTTTTAACAAATACTACTAGTAGACTAGTATGAGACTAATGA comes from Triticum aestivum cultivar Chinese Spring chromosome 5B, IWGSC CS RefSeq v2.1, whole genome shotgun sequence and encodes:
- the LOC123110309 gene encoding disease resistance protein RGA5 isoform X1, translated to MYKDITELVGMEEERDALIYRLAEGGEGSKQQLKTISVVGLGGLGKTTLVRAVYEKIKTQFDCWAFVSVSRTPDMKKIFKDMLYGLDEHKFEEIHSTSRDEKLLIDKLREFLEHKRYLIVVDDIWDEKIWDIIKCALSSNNLGSRIITTTRSINVSEACCSSGVDIIHRMKPLSDRNSQRLFYRRIFQNEHGCPVELEEVSIDILRKCGGVPLAVIAIASLLASNQQMKSKDQWCNLLESIGHGLIGGDVVEDMKKILSFSYYDMPPHLKSCFLYLSIFPEDCEIEIERLIWRWIAEGLIHHEEQGKSLFEVGESYVNELINRSMIMPVEIDCDKLQSEGA
- the LOC123110309 gene encoding disease resistance protein RGA5 isoform X2, encoding MTSISGRREYKLDIHSTDAGANIDPRLVNMYKDITELVGMEEERDALIYRLAEGGEGSKQQLKTISVVGLGGLGKTTLVRAVYEKIKTQFDCWAFVSVSRTPDMKKIFKDMLYGLDEHKFEEIHSTSRDEKLLIDKLREFLEHKRYLIVVDDIWDEKIWDIIKCALSSNNLGSRIITTTRSINVSEACCSSGVDIIHRMKPLSDRNSQRLFYRRIFQNEHGCPVELEEVSIDILRKCGGVPLAVIAIASLLASNQQMKSKDQWCNLLESIGHGLIGEDCEIEIERLIWRWIAEGLIHHEEQGKSLFEVGESYVNELINRSMIMPVEIDCDKLQSEGA